From Calditrichota bacterium, a single genomic window includes:
- a CDS encoding flagellar protein FliS, with protein sequence MTTISKTDPFLRYREQEILSASPERLVVHLYDFILRCCARQDGSGAARALSVLIDGLNFDYPEIAEGLFRLYDYCLRQVKRQRFEETRTIITELRAAWEQATARPALSPEGAAI encoded by the coding sequence ATGACGACGATCAGTAAGACAGACCCCTTCCTCAGGTACCGCGAACAGGAGATTCTCTCCGCTTCGCCGGAAAGGCTGGTGGTCCATCTGTACGACTTTATTCTGCGCTGTTGCGCGCGGCAGGACGGCTCCGGGGCGGCGCGCGCTCTGTCGGTGCTCATTGACGGCTTGAACTTTGATTACCCGGAGATTGCGGAGGGGCTCTTTCGCCTCTATGACTACTGTCTGCGGCAGGTGAAGAGACAGCGCTTTGAGGAAACGCGTACCATCATCACCGAGCTCCGCGCTGCCTGGGAACAGGCGACTGCCCGACCGGCGCTGTCGCCAGAAGGAGCAGCAATATGA
- the fliD gene encoding flagellar filament capping protein FliD, with the protein MISLDALFNQSSAIDALVDKYMAIERKPVTELENRKSTLNVRVAMYRDLKNYLTSLKALVDDLAESSSDSIFNVVNVVSSNADLVSATGSSGAAAGTYLLRVRQLATATTVKSSAGLNTAAGVVSNAEVVAGQGKIDTSKSWSEAGFDQTPDGSVTINGKEFVLADYATVDAFMEAVKADETAAANIYYDALRDRFVIESDEPGVDLVVSETPETYGFLTATKIASGTYTTNRTGVQADVLLYQANFDQPVGQDESGSFKINGVTITWDADTDTLNTIIGRINRSAAGVTAYYDDTFDKLVLTANATGADEIALQDVSGTFLTQTLKFAGAPQTVGQVARFTINSTSAEDEITKDSNTFTINGITYTLRGVTVANDDYADPSTTAVTISARKDTSALEAKIRAFLSALNTVTSYIKAKSAVDSSTYARGAMTGETVFTSLRTQLLGALLGRVPGLESGKPSTMAEIGITVDSTLQASLSDASKLRSWLEEDPVAVENLFNSSDGVATRMASLLEAFTETGGIVDDQQTSLGEELQRIDKRLARLNEQLQRREEYYRKQLASMQEALYALVQQQSTLSGFLNSLNSWNSG; encoded by the coding sequence ATGATCTCCCTTGACGCGCTGTTCAACCAGAGCTCGGCCATCGACGCCCTCGTCGACAAGTACATGGCGATCGAACGGAAACCCGTCACTGAGTTGGAGAACCGCAAATCCACTCTCAACGTGCGGGTCGCTATGTACCGGGACCTGAAGAACTACCTCACTTCCCTCAAGGCCCTTGTTGATGACCTGGCAGAGAGCAGCAGCGACTCCATCTTCAATGTGGTGAATGTAGTGAGTAGCAATGCCGACTTGGTGTCGGCTACAGGTTCCTCGGGAGCGGCAGCCGGAACCTACCTGCTGCGAGTTCGTCAACTTGCTACTGCCACTACCGTCAAGAGTAGCGCCGGGCTCAACACGGCGGCGGGGGTGGTCAGCAACGCGGAAGTGGTAGCTGGACAGGGTAAGATCGATACCTCGAAGAGCTGGAGCGAAGCAGGGTTTGACCAAACCCCTGATGGGAGCGTTACCATCAACGGCAAGGAATTTGTGTTGGCCGACTATGCCACCGTCGACGCGTTCATGGAGGCGGTGAAGGCTGACGAAACAGCGGCAGCCAACATCTACTACGATGCCCTGCGCGATCGCTTTGTCATCGAAAGTGATGAGCCAGGGGTGGACTTGGTGGTAAGCGAGACGCCGGAGACCTACGGCTTTCTGACTGCCACCAAGATTGCTTCGGGCACCTACACGACAAACAGGACTGGCGTGCAGGCCGATGTTCTCCTTTACCAGGCCAATTTTGACCAGCCTGTGGGACAGGACGAGTCGGGGAGTTTCAAGATCAACGGCGTCACCATTACGTGGGACGCAGACACCGATACCCTGAACACTATTATCGGGCGCATCAACCGCTCCGCCGCCGGCGTTACGGCCTACTACGACGATACGTTCGACAAGCTGGTGCTGACGGCTAATGCGACCGGGGCGGACGAGATTGCGTTGCAAGACGTCAGTGGTACCTTTTTGACGCAGACTCTGAAGTTTGCAGGGGCCCCCCAGACCGTGGGGCAAGTCGCGCGCTTTACCATTAACAGCACTTCTGCCGAAGACGAAATCACTAAAGATTCCAATACGTTCACGATAAACGGCATTACCTACACGTTGCGAGGGGTGACGGTTGCTAACGACGATTACGCTGACCCATCGACAACCGCCGTCACTATCAGCGCCAGGAAAGACACTAGCGCGTTGGAGGCCAAGATTCGCGCGTTCTTGAGCGCACTCAACACTGTTACCTCATACATCAAGGCGAAATCGGCGGTGGATAGCTCTACCTATGCACGCGGGGCCATGACAGGTGAGACGGTCTTTACCAGCCTGCGCACGCAGCTCCTCGGGGCCCTGTTGGGCCGCGTGCCAGGATTAGAGAGCGGCAAACCTTCGACCATGGCTGAGATTGGCATAACTGTTGATAGCACGCTGCAGGCCTCGTTGTCCGACGCCTCCAAACTCCGCTCGTGGCTCGAGGAAGACCCAGTGGCTGTTGAAAACCTTTTCAACTCCAGCGACGGAGTGGCCACGCGCATGGCGTCCCTGCTGGAGGCGTTCACGGAAACAGGCGGCATCGTTGATGACCAGCAGACGAGTCTGGGTGAGGAGCTGCAGCGCATTGACAAGAGGTTGGCGCGCCTCAACGAACAGCTCCAACGCCGCGAAGAGTACTACCGCAAGCAGTTGGCATCCATGCAGGAGGCCTTGTACGCGCTGGTACAGCAACAAAGTACCCTTTCTGGTTTCTTGAACAGTCTTAACTCTTGGAATTCGGGGTGA
- a CDS encoding flagellin — protein MAEVELTRINTNIAALNMLNALTNINRNLSIHQLRLATGKRINQAADDAAGLTIASKLKVRADGLGVALNNVADAKNMVAVVEGNLTKILDILGQMKAKATQAANDTLGSEERAAINNELAQLAAQIDDEVEQATWNGVPTLSGDSTSFVFQVGAATTDVLTFDMKSSEVGYTGGYTAASLSVDQGGGTVTIGTASSYYVAPGAYTLTGIAASGTINTGSTQLNEGFYTFELVSVTGGKATFRVLDGNGSPLQISSTSNGTGALATSAQATVTSGSTATIDTGRGFKFKLGGLATGDTGSFVFKFDKAGNNVDDHDNAVAYMSQIDAAITNVNKALSYIGARVNRMTVQEENLMIAKVNTEAAHNRIMHADLALEQLEASKLLILQQTATAMLAQANVGPQAVLALFR, from the coding sequence ATGGCAGAGGTGGAACTGACGCGGATCAACACCAACATTGCCGCGTTGAACATGTTGAATGCTCTGACCAACATCAACCGCAATCTGAGCATTCACCAACTGCGTCTTGCCACCGGCAAGCGCATCAACCAGGCAGCCGATGATGCGGCCGGCCTGACCATTGCCAGCAAGCTGAAAGTCCGGGCCGATGGGCTTGGCGTGGCGCTGAACAACGTCGCCGATGCCAAGAACATGGTAGCGGTGGTAGAAGGCAACTTGACCAAGATACTGGACATCTTGGGGCAAATGAAGGCCAAAGCCACGCAGGCTGCCAACGACACCCTGGGTTCGGAAGAGCGTGCGGCCATCAACAACGAACTGGCGCAGCTGGCGGCGCAGATCGACGATGAGGTCGAGCAGGCTACCTGGAACGGCGTGCCAACTCTCAGTGGCGATAGCACGTCTTTTGTCTTTCAGGTCGGTGCGGCCACCACGGACGTGCTCACCTTTGACATGAAGAGTTCGGAGGTGGGCTACACCGGGGGTTACACTGCTGCCAGCCTGTCGGTGGACCAAGGCGGTGGCACCGTCACCATCGGCACCGCCTCGAGCTACTACGTGGCGCCTGGCGCTTACACGCTGACGGGCATCGCCGCCTCGGGCACCATCAACACCGGTTCGACCCAACTGAATGAGGGCTTTTACACGTTCGAGTTGGTCTCGGTGACCGGCGGCAAAGCCACCTTCCGCGTGTTGGACGGCAACGGGTCGCCGCTGCAGATTTCGTCGACCAGCAACGGCACCGGCGCTCTTGCAACCTCAGCCCAGGCGACGGTTACCAGTGGTTCCACGGCGACCATCGACACCGGGCGTGGGTTCAAGTTCAAACTGGGCGGGCTGGCCACAGGCGACACTGGCTCCTTTGTCTTCAAGTTCGACAAGGCCGGCAACAACGTGGATGACCACGACAATGCCGTAGCCTACATGAGCCAGATTGACGCGGCCATCACCAACGTCAACAAGGCACTGAGCTACATCGGCGCGCGCGTGAACCGCATGACGGTCCAGGAAGAGAACCTGATGATCGCCAAGGTCAACACGGAGGCGGCGCACAACCGCATCATGCACGCCGACCTGGCCTTGGAACAGCTGGAGGCCTCCAAGCTGCTCATCCTCCAGCAGACGGCTACCGCGATGTTGGCCCAGGCCAATGTTGGCCCCCAGGCAGTCTTGGCCCTGTTCAGGTAA
- a CDS encoding flagellar protein FlaG yields MEITQTESVRGNLPLMMPPARRDVSVEKSRPPVASEASPEPRSRREVESGAPAELATALNELATAMNVRIAFLVDQATGKTVIKVIDQETQEVIRQIPPEEMLRLVARMSRLLGVLLNQEA; encoded by the coding sequence GTGGAGATCACGCAAACTGAATCGGTCCGTGGCAACCTGCCCTTGATGATGCCTCCCGCTCGCCGAGATGTCTCGGTGGAAAAGTCGCGGCCACCCGTGGCAAGCGAAGCGTCGCCAGAACCCCGCAGTCGGAGGGAAGTGGAGTCAGGGGCGCCGGCAGAGCTCGCCACGGCGCTGAACGAGCTCGCCACCGCCATGAATGTTCGCATCGCGTTCCTGGTTGACCAGGCCACCGGGAAGACCGTTATTAAGGTCATCGACCAGGAGACGCAGGAGGTGATACGGCAGATTCCGCCAGAGGAAATGCTCCGTCTGGTGGCACGCATGTCGCGTCTGCTGGGTGTGTTGCTCAATCAAGAGGCCTAA